Proteins co-encoded in one Bacteroidota bacterium genomic window:
- the murG gene encoding undecaprenyldiphospho-muramoylpentapeptide beta-N-acetylglucosaminyltransferase, which yields MSGRSTDVEPLHAIFSGGGTGGHLFPALAIADEVKRLEPAAEIMFIGTRDRIEARVVPQKGYAFRSIWISGFRRGFYAGNILFPIKAVAGLMQAISIIKRFKPDVVVGTGGYVSGPVLRAAVMLKVPTLIQEQNSYPGVTTRLLSRKVDEVHLTFESSKKYFDRTEDVFVTGNPTRSDLDGVNPDEACRYFSFDPSDRNKTILVVGGSLGARSLNLAMETHLEMLMRHGLRIVWQTGPDDIEKAKRLAGQYAAGRIWTGAFIDRMEYAYRVSDLVVCRAGATTIAELTRLGKPALLVPYPHAAANHQVENARSLAGSGAAEVVFDHESLAVLGERIIAALDEHRLNEMSVRSRKLGKPDAALRIAEHVIRLARSGHPAPDAASPKG from the coding sequence ATGTCGGGAAGGTCTACTGATGTGGAGCCGCTCCATGCAATTTTCTCCGGCGGCGGGACCGGCGGGCATCTCTTCCCGGCCCTGGCAATCGCAGACGAGGTCAAGCGCCTCGAACCCGCTGCGGAGATCATGTTTATCGGCACGAGAGACAGGATCGAAGCCCGCGTGGTCCCGCAAAAGGGATACGCGTTTCGATCCATCTGGATCAGCGGGTTTCGGAGGGGTTTTTATGCGGGCAACATACTTTTTCCGATCAAAGCGGTGGCCGGACTGATGCAGGCGATTTCCATCATAAAACGGTTCAAGCCGGATGTGGTTGTCGGAACGGGCGGGTATGTTTCAGGCCCGGTCCTTCGGGCCGCGGTCATGCTGAAGGTTCCGACGCTGATTCAGGAACAAAACAGCTACCCCGGCGTCACCACCCGCCTCCTCTCGCGAAAGGTGGACGAGGTGCACCTGACGTTCGAGAGCTCGAAGAAGTATTTCGACCGGACCGAGGACGTTTTTGTCACCGGAAATCCGACGCGAAGCGATCTCGACGGCGTAAATCCCGACGAAGCGTGCAGGTACTTTTCGTTCGACCCCTCGGACCGGAACAAGACGATCCTCGTCGTCGGAGGGAGCCTTGGTGCGAGATCGCTCAACCTGGCGATGGAAACGCATCTGGAGATGCTGATGCGGCACGGTCTCCGGATCGTCTGGCAGACGGGTCCGGATGACATTGAGAAAGCAAAACGCCTGGCGGGGCAATACGCCGCAGGCCGGATCTGGACGGGAGCGTTCATCGACAGGATGGAATACGCCTACCGGGTGAGCGATCTCGTGGTGTGCCGCGCCGGGGCGACGACGATCGCGGAGCTGACGCGGCTGGGAAAACCGGCGCTTCTGGTCCCCTATCCGCATGCGGCCGCGAACCACCAGGTGGAGAACGCGCGCTCCCTGGCCGGCTCGGGCGCCGCGGAGGTCGTCTTCGATCACGAATCCCTCGCGGTGCTGGGTGAACGGATCATCGCCGCGCTCGACGAACACCGGCTGAACGAGATGAGCGTCAGGAGCAGGAAGCTCGGCAAGCCGGATGCGGCCCTCCGGATTGCGGAGCATGTGATCCGGTTGGCGCGGAGCGGGCATCCCGCGCCGGATGCAGCGTCGCCGAAGGGGTAG
- a CDS encoding sulfite exporter TauE/SafE family protein: MIQALPYILLGLIVGVLAGVLGIGGAVFVVPALVYIFGWEQHMAQGTTLAMLLPPIGLFAAWTYYKAGNVDFKVAALLCVGFLVGGYFGGSFANQVPADSLRKIFGVALLIISLRMIIGK, encoded by the coding sequence ATGATACAGGCTCTTCCGTACATATTATTGGGGCTCATTGTGGGGGTGCTGGCGGGAGTCCTCGGCATCGGGGGAGCGGTGTTCGTCGTTCCGGCGCTCGTCTACATCTTCGGATGGGAACAGCATATGGCGCAGGGGACCACGCTCGCGATGCTGCTCCCTCCGATCGGGCTGTTTGCGGCGTGGACGTACTACAAGGCGGGGAACGTCGACTTTAAAGTCGCGGCGCTCCTCTGCGTCGGTTTCCTTGTGGGCGGATATTTCGGCGGGTCGTTCGCGAACCAGGTTCCCGCGGACTCGTTGCGGAAGATCTTCGGGGTCGCGTTGTTGATCATTTCGTTGAGGATGATCATCGGAAAGTGA
- the murD gene encoding UDP-N-acetylmuramoyl-L-alanine--D-glutamate ligase, producing MMNCDGATIGGGESIQELDYDETMTDRSVQGKHISVLGAARSGVAVARLLQRNGADVFVSDSGPASRLEPQLSELRALGIPYETGAHGPKVLDADLLAISPGVPSNLPVVQQAESRGLRVLSELEIASWFCPAPMVAVTGTNGKTTTTTLIGRMLHDAKRKNVVAGNIGTAFSAAVDELDKDSVAVLEVSSFQLDHTESFHPAVSIILNITPDHLDRYERDFDRYAASKCRVFEHQTAEDVLIVNADDPGTRDQIRRRQPLPVRILEFGLAQGPGEGAFVENGDLVVLLGGVRTPIVAASDISIRGVHNLYNAMAATLAAKVLGVSAPSLRATLKNFKGVEHRLEFVRETGGVRYVNDSKATNIDSVWYALQAFEEPIVLLLGGRDKGNDYSKLYELVDKHVKAIVAIGESAEKVRTAFESRKKVVTAGSMEDAVRAARSLASRGDVVLLSPACASFDWFENYEQRGRVFKEIVNSL from the coding sequence ATGATGAACTGTGACGGGGCGACAATCGGCGGCGGGGAATCGATACAGGAACTTGACTACGACGAGACGATGACGGACCGGTCGGTGCAGGGGAAACATATTTCAGTTCTCGGCGCGGCGCGAAGCGGCGTGGCGGTGGCCCGTCTCCTGCAGCGGAACGGAGCCGACGTGTTCGTGAGCGACAGCGGCCCCGCCTCGCGGCTCGAGCCGCAGCTCTCGGAGTTGCGCGCGCTCGGAATCCCGTACGAGACCGGGGCGCACGGCCCGAAGGTGCTGGATGCGGACCTGCTCGCGATCAGCCCGGGCGTGCCCTCGAACCTCCCGGTCGTCCAGCAGGCAGAGTCGCGCGGCCTGCGCGTCCTGAGCGAGCTGGAGATAGCTAGCTGGTTTTGCCCGGCCCCGATGGTCGCGGTGACGGGAACAAACGGAAAAACGACTACGACAACGCTGATCGGCAGAATGCTCCACGACGCAAAGAGGAAGAACGTGGTGGCGGGCAATATCGGCACCGCCTTTTCGGCGGCGGTGGATGAACTCGACAAAGATTCGGTGGCGGTGCTCGAGGTGAGCAGCTTTCAACTTGATCACACCGAAAGCTTTCACCCCGCGGTCTCGATCATTCTGAATATTACTCCGGATCATCTCGACCGGTATGAGCGGGACTTCGACCGCTACGCCGCCTCGAAATGCCGCGTGTTCGAACACCAGACGGCCGAAGATGTGCTGATCGTGAACGCCGACGATCCGGGAACGCGCGATCAGATACGGCGGAGGCAACCGCTGCCCGTCCGGATCCTTGAGTTCGGTCTCGCGCAAGGGCCGGGCGAGGGCGCGTTCGTCGAAAATGGTGATCTCGTCGTGTTGCTCGGCGGGGTGCGGACTCCCATCGTCGCCGCGTCCGATATCAGCATCCGTGGGGTTCATAACCTCTATAACGCGATGGCGGCGACGCTCGCGGCGAAGGTGCTCGGCGTGTCCGCTCCGTCTCTCAGGGCGACGCTGAAAAACTTCAAGGGCGTCGAGCACCGGCTCGAATTCGTCCGGGAAACCGGGGGAGTCAGATATGTGAACGACTCGAAGGCGACGAACATCGATTCCGTCTGGTACGCCCTGCAGGCGTTCGAGGAGCCGATCGTCCTTCTGCTCGGCGGACGGGACAAGGGGAACGATTACTCGAAGCTCTACGAGCTCGTGGACAAACATGTCAAAGCGATCGTGGCGATCGGTGAGTCGGCGGAGAAGGTAAGAACCGCGTTTGAGAGCCGGAAGAAAGTCGTGACGGCCGGCTCGATGGAAGATGCGGTCCGGGCGGCGCGGTCGCTCGCCTCGCGGGGCGATGTCGTGCTTCTCTCGCCCGCGTGCGCCTCGTTCGACTGGTTCGAGAACTACGAACAGCGGGGACGCGTCTTTAAAGAAATAGTCAATTCATTATGA
- the mraY gene encoding phospho-N-acetylmuramoyl-pentapeptide-transferase produces the protein MLYYFLEYIRHKYSPPGFGMFRYITVRAGAAAITALIISFWLGPKIIRMLKEHQIGEAAKLEAPKSHLSKAGTPTMGGLILLAAILVPAALWADIKNGYVFLILVVTASLGAVGFLDDYLKVVRKKRKGLIEEYKLIGQIAVGLFVGCVIYFYPNYIDPDLWKIKSSTTVPFFKHMEIDFQWFYIPMVIFVITATSNAVNLTDGLDGLAAGTVGIVVLTLAVMSYVSGNAVLSQYLTIPYLRGTGELSIYCAALVGGVLGFLWFNAYPAQVFMGDTGSLALGGAVGALCVLIRKELLLPTLGGVFLVETLSVIIQRYYYKYTRRKYGEGRRIFKMAPLHHHFEMQGWPEPKIVTRFYIMAILLMILSLATFKVR, from the coding sequence ATGCTCTATTATTTTCTTGAATATATCCGTCACAAGTACAGCCCGCCGGGATTCGGGATGTTCCGGTATATCACCGTCCGGGCCGGCGCCGCAGCGATAACGGCACTGATCATCTCCTTCTGGCTCGGGCCGAAGATCATCCGCATGCTGAAGGAGCATCAGATCGGGGAAGCGGCGAAGCTCGAGGCCCCGAAGTCGCATCTCAGCAAGGCCGGGACGCCGACCATGGGAGGGCTCATCCTCCTGGCAGCGATCCTCGTGCCGGCGGCGCTCTGGGCGGACATCAAGAACGGCTATGTCTTTCTCATCCTGGTCGTCACCGCCTCCCTCGGGGCGGTCGGGTTCCTGGATGATTACCTGAAGGTCGTCCGGAAGAAACGAAAAGGGTTGATCGAAGAATACAAGCTCATCGGCCAGATCGCCGTCGGGTTGTTCGTCGGATGCGTGATTTATTTCTATCCCAACTACATCGACCCCGACCTCTGGAAGATCAAATCGAGCACGACGGTCCCGTTTTTCAAACATATGGAAATCGACTTCCAGTGGTTCTACATCCCGATGGTCATTTTCGTGATCACCGCGACCAGCAACGCGGTCAACCTCACCGACGGCCTCGACGGGCTGGCGGCCGGGACCGTCGGCATCGTGGTCCTGACGCTTGCGGTCATGAGCTACGTTTCGGGGAATGCCGTCCTGAGCCAGTACCTGACCATCCCGTATCTGCGCGGCACGGGAGAACTCAGCATTTACTGCGCCGCGCTGGTGGGGGGAGTCCTCGGGTTCCTCTGGTTTAACGCATACCCCGCGCAGGTGTTCATGGGCGACACGGGATCGCTCGCGCTGGGCGGGGCCGTCGGCGCGCTTTGCGTGTTGATTAGAAAGGAACTGCTCCTGCCGACGCTGGGCGGAGTGTTCCTGGTCGAGACTCTCTCGGTGATCATTCAGCGGTACTACTACAAGTACACGAGGCGGAAGTACGGCGAAGGCAGGCGCATCTTCAAGATGGCGCCGCTCCATCATCATTTCGAAATGCAGGGGTGGCCCGAGCCGAAAATCGTCACACGCTTTTACATTATGGCGATCCTGCTCATGATCCTGAGCCTTGCGACGTTCAAAGTCCGATGA
- a CDS encoding putative peptidoglycan glycosyltransferase FtsW: MKFHRNHVDFAMLVAVLALMLLSLGVVYSASASYALAKYGESERMLTSHALKVLLGMLGLFIGLRVDYHKLQRLTKWGVAAAVALLFVTLVLGGEAKGATRWLRYSSIGFQPSEFAKYALLFHLCSLIATKGDLIRDFKRGFIPMMVWIGLVTSLVMLQPNFSMGVMIFFLSLIMLFIGRAKFSHLAITFAILTPILILYLLSAEYRRARIMAFLGGSGGGARSSYQSSQGILGFGNGGIFGVGPGESKQRDFFLPESYGDFVFSIVGEEYGFVGTMFCLLLFLTIAFRGFRIARFARDIFGRNLAIAVTCAITFYALINAGVTLGILPTTGLPMPFVSYGGSSMVFSACAIGVLLNISSQTDLHPRARQVPVVGSVNAGDANVGKVY, from the coding sequence TTGAAATTTCATCGCAACCACGTCGATTTCGCGATGCTCGTCGCCGTCCTGGCGCTCATGCTTCTGAGCCTCGGGGTGGTTTACAGCGCGTCGGCAAGCTACGCGCTCGCGAAGTACGGGGAGAGCGAGCGGATGCTGACGAGCCATGCCCTGAAGGTGCTTCTCGGAATGCTCGGCCTCTTCATCGGATTGCGGGTCGATTACCACAAATTGCAGCGCCTGACAAAGTGGGGCGTGGCCGCGGCGGTGGCGTTGCTCTTCGTGACCCTGGTCCTCGGGGGTGAGGCGAAAGGCGCGACCAGATGGCTCCGGTACAGCAGCATCGGGTTCCAGCCGTCGGAATTCGCGAAGTACGCGCTGCTCTTTCATCTGTGCTCGCTGATTGCGACCAAGGGAGACCTGATACGGGATTTTAAACGGGGGTTTATCCCGATGATGGTCTGGATCGGACTCGTCACATCGCTCGTCATGCTGCAGCCGAATTTCAGCATGGGCGTTATGATCTTCTTCCTGAGCCTCATCATGCTGTTCATCGGCCGGGCCAAATTCTCGCACCTGGCCATTACGTTCGCCATTCTTACGCCGATCCTGATACTCTATCTCCTGAGCGCGGAGTACCGGCGCGCGCGCATCATGGCCTTCCTCGGCGGGAGCGGAGGGGGGGCGCGATCGAGTTACCAGTCCTCGCAGGGAATCCTCGGGTTCGGCAACGGAGGGATCTTTGGGGTCGGTCCGGGGGAAAGCAAGCAGCGTGATTTTTTCCTCCCCGAATCGTACGGGGACTTTGTCTTCTCCATCGTCGGCGAGGAGTACGGGTTCGTCGGGACGATGTTCTGCCTGCTTCTCTTCCTGACGATCGCGTTCAGGGGATTCAGGATCGCCCGGTTCGCACGCGATATCTTCGGAAGGAACCTCGCGATCGCCGTTACGTGCGCCATCACGTTTTATGCGTTGATCAATGCCGGCGTCACGCTCGGCATTCTTCCCACGACGGGCCTGCCGATGCCGTTCGTGAGTTACGGAGGGTCGTCGATGGTCTTCTCGGCGTGTGCGATAGGAGTCTTACTGAATATTTCATCGCAAACGGATCTGCACCCGAGGGCGAGGCAGGTTCCCGTGGTCGGCTCCGTGAATGCCGGCGATGCAAATGTCGGGAAGGTCTACTGA